GGCTGCGGCTCTCAAGCGGGTTCGCGCCACGAAGCAACCCCTCGTTATCACGCAGCGGGGGAGGGCAGCCGCCGTCATGATCAGCGTCGAAGCGTATGAACGCGCCGAGCATGAACGCCAGATTCTCCGGCTACTCGCACGAGGCGAACGCGAGATTCGGGCCGGAAAGGGACATAATCTCAACGACGTACTGGAAGAGGCCGATCGCCTACTCGCCGACAGGTGAGGTTGCGGGTCCGTTTCACGCCGTCCGGCCGGAGGCAGTTCCTTGATGCTATCGCGTACATCCTTCGGGACAATCCCGCCGCCGCCCGACGGTTGCGTCAGCGAGCCGAACGTGTGCTGCGCCGGCTGGAACGGTTTCCCGAATCGGGCCGTGTCCTTCCCGAGTTTCTCGATCTTCCGTATCGCGAGGTTATTGTTGCCCCGTACCGCTTCTTCTATCGTGTTGTGGACAGGACAGTCTGGGTCGTCGGCGTCTGGCATGGCGCCCAGATTCCAGAGGAGCCCAGAGGTGAGCGGTCGGGGAGATAGGTAACAAAAGAGTCCGGGGACATGGGTTACACGGTTCGGCGGTTCAGTCTCCCATACGCGTCTTCGATGCGCAGGTGGCGCTCGAGCAGACGGCCGAGCTTCAGCGGTCCGAAGTAGACGTTCGATATCCCATCGTCGATCTCCTCGAGGCCGACGTATTCACCAATGCAGACGGTGGAAACGTTCACCCAGCGGCGGTTCCAACGGATGCCGCCGTTGGCGCTGACGTAGCGCACTTCGAAGCGATCGGGATACTCGAGCGGCGGCAACCGGTCCGGCATCGGTCGCGCCGACGCCGTGTAGCACGCCGCCGGCGTCTCTTGATCGAGGGCCTCGTGCGGGCGCTCGTGGTTGAACTCCTGGCGAAAGCCGTTGAACCGGCGCTGCTGGACGGCGAGGCTGCCCGCCGCCGGCCGAGTCGTCGCCGCTTTCAGGGCGCGGTGCATGCGCTCATGCCGGCCGTTTTGCGCCGGGCGGCCGGGCTCGATGAGCTCCGGGAGGATGCCCAGGCGCACCCACCACGCCGAGAGCTTGGGGAGCCGGACCAAGGTGGTGGTGGCAAGGGGCACGCCGTTGTCGGTGCGGATCCGCTTGGGCAGGCCATACTCTTTGAACAGCGGGGTAAGGACCGGCTTGGTCTCGTGGACGGCCGTGGACCCGAGCGCCTGACAGCCGAGCAGGTAGCGACTGAAGCCATCGGCCACAGTCAGCGGATAGCAGTGGCGGCCGTCGCCGGTCCTGAACTTGCCCTTGTAGTCGGCGGTCCACACGTCGTCTTCCGGAAGGCTAGTGCCGTTCCAACTTGTTGATACTAAATCTGTCCACGAACGACGTACACGGTGCCTTCCTAGGCGCGAATAGTTGGAACGGCACTAGATCGACGCTTCGGTGAAACGCGTCCGCTTCGATAGGGACGCTGGAGCGGAGTTCATCGCTGCCGGGAAATTTTATGAGGCCCAAGCCGTAGGTCTCGGCTTGGAATTCGTAGCCGAGGCCATTAATCGGGGCATGAATCTGACCTTGGAAGAATCAACACTTCTTGGCGCAGAGTAGTTTGGCTTGGTGGCCTCGACGGAAGACTTCCGAGAGGGAACGCAGTTCTTTCTAGAGGAGACCAATCCCTCGGGCTTCGCATTGAGGGGGATGCAGCTGGTGCGCGGGCCTCTAGTCCAGCCGGTAGAAGCGCCGGGCGTTGTGCAGGAGGATCTTCTCCTTCACCTTGTCCGAGAGATCGGTCCGCCCGACGAACTCGGGGATGTCGTGCAGGAAGTCGGGTCGGGCGCGCTCGTGCGGGTAGTCGGAGGCGAAGAAGATCCGGTCCTCGCCCACCAGCTCGACGACGTACGGCAGCGTCCGTTCCTCGACCTCGCACGAGAAGTAGATGTTGCCTTCCCGGATGTACTGGCTGGGCTTCCGTCGGAGGAACGGACACCAGCGCTTGCCCCGCTTCTCGAATTCCTCATCCATGCGATCCATCATGTAGGGCACCCAGCCGGCGCCGCACTCGAGGAAGGCGACTCTCAGCTTCGGGAAGCGCTCGAAGACGCCGTCGAACATGAGGCTGGTGAACTGGATGAGGATGGCGAACGGGTGCTCGAGGGTGTGGGCCTTGATGAAGGAGTCGAAGAAGTCGAAGCCGAACCCCCGGCTGGGCGCTCCGTGGAAGGCGACGGGCACGTCCAGCCGCTCGGCCTCCTCGTAGAGGGGATCGAAGTCGCGGTGGCCGAAGGCCTTGCCCAGCACCGTCGCCGCCGGCAGCAGGGCGCCCCGCATCCCGAGCTCGCGCACCGTGCGCCGCAGCTCCGTCACCGCGGCCGGCACGTCCAGGACGGGCAGGAGCGCGATGCCCTGGAGGCGGGAATCCCGCTTCGTATACGTGTGGTAGAGCCAGTCGTTGTAGGCCTTGGCCAGCCCGATCGACCAGTCGCGGTCCTGGATGAGGCCGAAGGCCAGGCCGGCCGTGGGGTAGAGAAACGTCATCTCCATCCCGGTGTCGGCCAGGAAGCTCACCCACGATTCGGGGTCGCCATGGGCGATGCGATCGGAGGCGGCCCGAAACCATCCGTCGAGCGACGGAAAGTAAGAGAAGCACGACCGGTCGCTGCTCTTGAGGGATCGGCCCAGGTACGTGGCGTACTCGGCGATCTGAGTGTCGTGCTCGACGCAGTGACCATCGGCGTCGATCACCCGGAACGGTGTCATGTCCGTACCTCCCGGCGGCGGCCTAGTAGAAGGTCAAGCCGCCGTTGACGGTGATGGTCTGCCCGGTGATGAAGGCGGCGTCGTCCGAGGCCAGGAAGACCACGGTCCCCACCAGGTCCTTCGGCTCTTCGGGGCGCTTGACGCATTGGGCGCGCAGCATGGCCTCGCGCTGCTCCGGAGTCACCGTCTCCCGCGGGATCTCGGTGTAGGTCGCGCCGGGGGTGATGGTGTTGACGGTAATTCCAACATCGCCGAGCTCCCGCGCCATGGCGCGGGTCATGGCGAACACCGCGCCCTTCGACGCGATGTAGTGCAGGTAGTTCGGGCGGCCCACGAAGATGGCCGCCGAGGAGATGTTGATGATCCTCCCGCTTCGCTGCCGCTGCATCTGGGGAACGACCGCCTTGCTCGCCAACCACACGCCTCGCACGTTGACGGACATGAGCTGGTCCCACTCCGCCACGCTGAGCTCCCAGAAGGGCTTCATCCTGATGGTGGAGAAGATCGCCGCGTTGTTGACGAGGATGTCAAGCCGGCCGAACTGGCGCACGGTGGAGGCCGCCATGTCGTGGCAGCTCCCCTCGTCGGCCACGTCCGTCCGCACGAAGAGGGCCTGGCCGCCCGCGGCCTGGCATTCCTCGGCGACCGCTTTGCCTTTGGCCTCGTTCAGCTCGGCCACGACGACCCTGGCGCCCTCGGCGACGAGCCGATGGGCGTAGGCGCGCCCGATGCCCTGGCCGGCGCCGGTGACCACCGCGATCCGATCCTTGAGCTTCAGTGGCCTAGCCTTCGAAGACGCGTGTCACCGGCTGGTGCCCGCCGTGGTCCGGGTAGGCCTGCTCCCGATACAAGCCGAGGGCCTGCATCACCGGCGTGTCCTGGACGGAGAACAGAATCGCTTCGGTCCCATCGGCGCTGGCGTGCTCGTGCCAGGCCCAGGTCGGCACCACGAAGAGGTCGCCCTTGCGCCAGTCGAATCGCTGGCCGTCGATCACGCTGTGGCCCTTGCCCTCGAAGACCAGGTAGACCGCGCTGCCGGTATGGCGGTGCGCCTTGGTCCGGACGCCGGGACGGATGAGCTGGATCCAGCAGGCGATGGTGGGCATCAGGGGGCCGCCGGTGTGGGGGTTGATGTACTCCATGGCCACGTCGTCGTGAGGGCTCGCCCCCACCGTGGCGAGCCGGCGAAGGGCCTCCTGGGTGCGCTCCCACTTGTAGTTGAGCAGCGGAGAGAACGGCCCCAGCGAGCGCTCCCAGGTCGGTCGGAGCTGGCCGAGCCCATACCGGCGCTCAGAGTCTCCAGCCGGGCGCTCGATTTGCTGAGCGTCTTTGGGGAACGGTTCGTAGAAGGTCGCTTCCATTTCGGCCACCAGGGGCAGGTCCAGGCCGTCGAGCCAGATCATGGGCTCGTCGCTCTCGTTGCCGTGGTCGTGCCACGTCCACGGCGGCGTGAGCACCAGATCGCCGCGGCTCATGACGCACTTGTCGCCATCCACCGTGGTGAACGCTCCGTCGCCCTGGACGATGAACCGGATCGCCGCCGGCGAGTGCCGGTGGGCCGGAGCGACCTCGCGCGGGAGCAGGTACTGAAAGCCGGCCCACAGCGTGTGCGTGGCGCCGTAGCGCGTCGGAAGGCCGGGGTTGATGAACCCGAGGACGCGCCGCTCGGCTCCGCGGCTGAGCGGCGCCAACTCGCCCGCTCGCTTCACCAGTGGCAGCATCGTGTCCCAGCGCCATAGATGCGGGATCGCGCGGCCTCGCGGCTCCTTGGGCAGGAGGTTGGTGGCGACGTTCCAGAGCGCGACGAGGTGGTTGCGCTCCAGCTCCTGATAGAACGCCTGCGCTTCGTCGGTCGCAGTGGTCGTCGCGGTGCGGGGACCGGCCATGGGAGACTCCTTAGAGGCCACTCAGCGGAACCGGGGCATGACGTGCCTGGCGAACAGCTCGATGCTCCGGCGCGCCTTCGGCTTTTCCATCATGCCGAAATTGATCTGGAAGCTCGGGTAGACCTCCCCGAACGTGTCACGGATGTAGGTGAGCTGTCTGGCCACGTCGTCGGGGTCGCCGATGACCGCCCGGGTCTCGTCCAGCACCCGCTCGTAGGTGATGTCGTTCAGCATCTGCTCGAGGGCCGAGTACTGCTTGTACTGCCCCGACTGCCGGCCCGTCCAGGCCTTGGCGTGGGTCCGGAAATTACGGAGATATTGCTCCATGTAGGGGCGGCATTCCTCCCGCGCCTCCTTCCGCGTCGGGGCCACGAAGAGATGGAGCACCATCATGACCTCGCCCGGACCGCGGGTGGCCTCGTGGCCGTGGTCCCGGTACGCCTGGCGATAGAGCTGGAGCTTCTCGGCCAGCTCGTGGTGCTCCCCGAGATACGGGACCACCATCATGTTGTAGCCCCGCTCGCCCGTCCACACGAAGGACTCGGGACTCACCACCGCCGCGACCCAGATGGGCGGGTGCGGCGTCTGGGTCGGGCGCGGGAGCGAGGTCACGTTGCGGAAGCGGTGGAACTTTCCCTCGAACGTGACGTTCTCCTCGGTCCACAGCCGGATCAGGGCCTCGATCCCCTCCTCGAACCGCGCCCGGCTCTCCTCCATGGAGATCCCGAAGGCGTCGAACTCGTACGGCATGAACGCGCGCGCGATGCCGGCGTCCAGGCGCCCTCCGCTGATGGCGTCCAGCATCGTGAGCTGCCCGGCCAGCTTCAGCGGGTGATTGAAGACGGGCAGGACCGCGCCCGTGACCAGGCGCAGGCGCCGCGCGCGCTGGCTGCAGGCGGCGAGGAAGAGGCAGGGGTCGGGGCTGTAGCCACCGTAGGAGGTGAAGTAGTGCTCGACGATCTTCACGCTGTCGTAGCCCAGCTCGTCCGCGTACTCGGCCAGGTCCAGCACATCCTCGAAGTACTGCCGGCCGGATATCCGGTCCGGCTGGGCGTCGGGGAAGTAGTCGATCCCGAACTTCATGGCTCACTCCCTCCCTGTGCCGTCATGCGCGGTGTCCTTCCCCTCGGCCCTCCCCACCCCCACGGAACGAAGTTGAGCGCCAGGTGAGCTTGTCCGATCTCACCCGAGAATGCGTGTCGTGTCAAGGCGCTGACCGATCGACACGCGAGGCCGGGCGCCGCGGGAGGTATCGTCCGGTCGGCCGATCCTCGAGGAGCTTGCCGTCGCGCGCGACGATCCGCCCGCCCTTGATCGTCGCCACCGGCCAACCGCAGAGGCGCTTGCCCTCGAAGGGCGAGAAGTCGGACATCCCGCCCAGCGCTTCCGGCCGCACCTCGCGCTCGAGGGCGAGGTCGACGACCACCAGATCGGCATCCGAGCCGACCGCAATCGTCCCCTTCTTCGGATAGAGCCCGAACACGCGCGCGGGCGTCCCGCACATGCGCTCGGCGAGAAGCTCGAGCGGCGCGCCGCGCACGTGATGACCGAAGTGGAGCAGGGCGGGCAGATGCGTGCCGAGCCCGGCATAGCCGGGCCGCGCGCCGTGGAGCCCGGCCTCCGGCTGCTTGGTGGCGCGCGTCCGCGACGTGTTGTCCGTTCCGACGAGATCGATCGAGCCGTCGAGGAGGCCGTCCCACAGCATCCGGGTGTTCGACGCCGAGCGGATCGGCGGCACCATCTTCAGGAGAAAGCCGTTCGGGTCGTCACTGCTGAGGCCGAGGTACGGGCTCGTCGTCTCCACGGTCAGCCGGGCGCCATCACGCTTCAGGCCGCGGACCACGTCGAGCCCCGCGCGGCTCGAGAGATGGACGATGTACAGGTGGGCGTCGGCCTGGCCCGCGAGGTAGGCCGCGGTCTTGATCGCCAGCGCCTCGGCCTCCGCCGGATGGGCGGCCTCCCAGTCGGCGACGCTCCCCCGAGGCTTCCGGCGGCTGAGCTCGGCCCGGCCCCATTCGACCAGGCTCGCGTTCTCGGCGTGCACGCACGCCACGGCGTCCGGCCCCAGCGCCGTCACCTGGCGAAACCCCTCGAGGAGGAACGCGTCGCTCACCGACTGGACGATCCCCGGGATGCCGGACATGTAGAACTTGAACGACCGGACGCCGTGCTCCTCGGCACAGGCCGGCAGCTCCCGGAGCTGCTCCTCCGTGAAGATCTGCAGGTGGAAGGCGGCATCGACGTAGCTCGCCTCATCGATCGCGCGGCGGAATTCCGTGAGGTGCTTGAGGTAGGGATCCGTCCGCCGGAGGAAGACGCACACCGTGGTCACGCCCCCGATGACCGCCGCGCGCGACTCGGTGTGCGCCTCTTCCTCGAAGGGCAGGGTGTTGCCGAGGTGCACGTGCGGATCGACGACGCCCGGGAGCACCGCCTGGCCCCCCGCGTCGAAGGTCGCCTTCGCCCCCCCGAGGCCCTCGCCGAGGGCGACGATTCGCCCCTCCGCGATACCGACGTCGGCCCGGAGCTGCCCGGTGCCGGGGACCACCAGCGTGCCACCACGAACCACCAGATCGAGCATCACGTGCTCCTCGGTTCGAGCGCCGGCTTCGCCGGCGCAATCCCCTTTGGGGAGTTTCAGAGGGGGCCGCGCGGCCCCCTCTGACTATGGATTTCGGAGGGGGCCGTAACGTCCGCCCCCTCCGATTGACTAGTGCCGTTCCAACTTGTTGATACTAAATCTGTCCACGAACGACGTACACGGTGCCTTCCTAGGCGCGAATAGTTGGAACGGCACTAGCCCAGGAACTCGTTGGTGAAGAGCGAATCGACGGGGACGCTGGTCTTGAGGTCCAGGTACTGCATCATGAGGTCCCGGGTGTGCTGCATCTTCTCGCGTGTCATCCGCCCCAGGCCCTTCTGCCGGGTGAAGTCGGTGACGATCAGGTCCTTGAGGATCGGGACCTCCTTCAGCGCCAGATCTTCGTTGAGCTGCGGCTGGGACTTCTTCATGATGGCGATCGCTTCCTGCGGGTTGGCGAGGGTGAACTCGATGCCCTTGAGCGTCGCCTGCACGAAGCGCTGAGCGACGTCGCGCTTCTTCTCGAGGTAGTCCTCCATCGCGAGGATCCCGTTGGCGTAGAAGTCCACTCCCCAGTCTCCGTAGACAAACGTGCCGATGTCGTCGCCCGGCCGGGCCGCCTTCTGGAGCACGGGCAACGTGAGGTTGTAGGTCATCATCGCGTCTGTCGTGTAGTTGAGGAGGACGCTGTTCTTCGAGTTGGGGTCGACCGACAACCAGCTGATCTTCGACTCGTCGATCCCGTTGGCCTTGGCGAACGCGGGGAAGATGGCCTTCGGCGAGTCGCCCGGCGAGTAGGCGACCTTCTTGCCCTCCAGGTCCGGGGGCTTCGAGATCCCGCGTCCCTTGATGAAGAAGATCGTGTGGGGTGGCTTCTGGTAGACGCAGGCCACCGCTTTCATCGGCAGGTTCTCGCGGCCGCGGACGACGATCATCGACCCGATGTCGTTGAAGTTGAACTGCACCTGCCCGGCGGCGAGGGCCCGCAGGCCCTGGAGCGTGCCGGTCCCCTGCTCGACCGTCACGTCGAGCCCGGCGCTCGAGTAGTAGCCCTTGGCCCCGGAGACGTAGTACGGCGCGTGGCGCCCGAACGGGATC
This is a stretch of genomic DNA from Candidatus Methylomirabilota bacterium. It encodes these proteins:
- a CDS encoding type II toxin-antitoxin system Phd/YefM family antitoxin, whose protein sequence is MSKVLDIMPVTDLRQDAAAALKRVRATKQPLVITQRGRAAAVMISVEAYERAEHERQILRLLARGEREIRAGKGHNLNDVLEEADRLLADR
- a CDS encoding type II toxin-antitoxin system RelE/ParE family toxin, yielding MRLRVRFTPSGRRQFLDAIAYILRDNPAAARRLRQRAERVLRRLERFPESGRVLPEFLDLPYREVIVAPYRFFYRVVDRTVWVVGVWHGAQIPEEPRGERSGR
- a CDS encoding integrase core domain-containing protein, with amino-acid sequence MWTADYKGKFRTGDGRHCYPLTVADGFSRYLLGCQALGSTAVHETKPVLTPLFKEYGLPKRIRTDNGVPLATTTLVRLPKLSAWWVRLGILPELIEPGRPAQNGRHERMHRALKAATTRPAAGSLAVQQRRFNGFRQEFNHERPHEALDQETPAACYTASARPMPDRLPPLEYPDRFEVRYVSANGGIRWNRRWVNVSTVCIGEYVGLEEIDDGISNVYFGPLKLGRLLERHLRIEDAYGRLNRRTV
- a CDS encoding amidohydrolase family protein, with product MTPFRVIDADGHCVEHDTQIAEYATYLGRSLKSSDRSCFSYFPSLDGWFRAASDRIAHGDPESWVSFLADTGMEMTFLYPTAGLAFGLIQDRDWSIGLAKAYNDWLYHTYTKRDSRLQGIALLPVLDVPAAVTELRRTVRELGMRGALLPAATVLGKAFGHRDFDPLYEEAERLDVPVAFHGAPSRGFGFDFFDSFIKAHTLEHPFAILIQFTSLMFDGVFERFPKLRVAFLECGAGWVPYMMDRMDEEFEKRGKRWCPFLRRKPSQYIREGNIYFSCEVEERTLPYVVELVGEDRIFFASDYPHERARPDFLHDIPEFVGRTDLSDKVKEKILLHNARRFYRLD
- a CDS encoding 3-oxoacyl-ACP reductase family protein; this encodes MKLKDRIAVVTGAGQGIGRAYAHRLVAEGARVVVAELNEAKGKAVAEECQAAGGQALFVRTDVADEGSCHDMAASTVRQFGRLDILVNNAAIFSTIRMKPFWELSVAEWDQLMSVNVRGVWLASKAVVPQMQRQRSGRIINISSAAIFVGRPNYLHYIASKGAVFAMTRAMARELGDVGITVNTITPGATYTEIPRETVTPEQREAMLRAQCVKRPEEPKDLVGTVVFLASDDAAFITGQTITVNGGLTFY
- a CDS encoding cupin domain-containing protein, whose protein sequence is MAGPRTATTTATDEAQAFYQELERNHLVALWNVATNLLPKEPRGRAIPHLWRWDTMLPLVKRAGELAPLSRGAERRVLGFINPGLPTRYGATHTLWAGFQYLLPREVAPAHRHSPAAIRFIVQGDGAFTTVDGDKCVMSRGDLVLTPPWTWHDHGNESDEPMIWLDGLDLPLVAEMEATFYEPFPKDAQQIERPAGDSERRYGLGQLRPTWERSLGPFSPLLNYKWERTQEALRRLATVGASPHDDVAMEYINPHTGGPLMPTIACWIQLIRPGVRTKAHRHTGSAVYLVFEGKGHSVIDGQRFDWRKGDLFVVPTWAWHEHASADGTEAILFSVQDTPVMQALGLYREQAYPDHGGHQPVTRVFEG
- a CDS encoding LLM class flavin-dependent oxidoreductase, coding for MKFGIDYFPDAQPDRISGRQYFEDVLDLAEYADELGYDSVKIVEHYFTSYGGYSPDPCLFLAACSQRARRLRLVTGAVLPVFNHPLKLAGQLTMLDAISGGRLDAGIARAFMPYEFDAFGISMEESRARFEEGIEALIRLWTEENVTFEGKFHRFRNVTSLPRPTQTPHPPIWVAAVVSPESFVWTGERGYNMMVVPYLGEHHELAEKLQLYRQAYRDHGHEATRGPGEVMMVLHLFVAPTRKEAREECRPYMEQYLRNFRTHAKAWTGRQSGQYKQYSALEQMLNDITYERVLDETRAVIGDPDDVARQLTYIRDTFGEVYPSFQINFGMMEKPKARRSIELFARHVMPRFR
- a CDS encoding amidohydrolase family protein, translated to MLDLVVRGGTLVVPGTGQLRADVGIAEGRIVALGEGLGGAKATFDAGGQAVLPGVVDPHVHLGNTLPFEEEAHTESRAAVIGGVTTVCVFLRRTDPYLKHLTEFRRAIDEASYVDAAFHLQIFTEEQLRELPACAEEHGVRSFKFYMSGIPGIVQSVSDAFLLEGFRQVTALGPDAVACVHAENASLVEWGRAELSRRKPRGSVADWEAAHPAEAEALAIKTAAYLAGQADAHLYIVHLSSRAGLDVVRGLKRDGARLTVETTSPYLGLSSDDPNGFLLKMVPPIRSASNTRMLWDGLLDGSIDLVGTDNTSRTRATKQPEAGLHGARPGYAGLGTHLPALLHFGHHVRGAPLELLAERMCGTPARVFGLYPKKGTIAVGSDADLVVVDLALEREVRPEALGGMSDFSPFEGKRLCGWPVATIKGGRIVARDGKLLEDRPTGRYLPRRPASRVDRSAP
- a CDS encoding ABC transporter substrate-binding protein; this encodes MDTTHRDRTLSSRRTFLGHALSAGLALGVPLVGRAGAATEKIAFRLDWIPFGRHAPYYVSGAKGYYSSAGLDVTVEQGTGTLQGLRALAAGQVQFNFNDIGSMIVVRGRENLPMKAVACVYQKPPHTIFFIKGRGISKPPDLEGKKVAYSPGDSPKAIFPAFAKANGIDESKISWLSVDPNSKNSVLLNYTTDAMMTYNLTLPVLQKAARPGDDIGTFVYGDWGVDFYANGILAMEDYLEKKRDVAQRFVQATLKGIEFTLANPQEAIAIMKKSQPQLNEDLALKEVPILKDLIVTDFTRQKGLGRMTREKMQHTRDLMMQYLDLKTSVPVDSLFTNEFLG